A single window of Caldicellulosiruptor bescii DSM 6725 DNA harbors:
- a CDS encoding PIN domain-containing protein, with product MKKVWIDANIILRYLLKDHEEFFRKAQKIMLEAEQGKLKLLVAPITIAEVVWTLESFYKTPRREIADVLSAFICSDSIEAEEGDVVLFALKSYRESNVDFIDAYLSHHMAKLGNNKIFTFDKKHFSRLDVEILSTDQE from the coding sequence ATGAAAAAAGTTTGGATTGATGCAAATATTATTTTGAGATATCTTCTGAAGGACCACGAGGAGTTTTTTCGAAAAGCTCAGAAGATTATGCTTGAAGCGGAGCAGGGGAAGTTAAAACTGCTTGTTGCCCCAATCACGATTGCAGAGGTTGTATGGACTCTTGAGTCGTTTTATAAGACACCAAGGAGGGAGATAGCTGATGTTCTAAGTGCTTTCATATGCTCTGATAGTATTGAAGCAGAGGAAGGGGATGTTGTTCTTTTTGCACTCAAAAGTTACAGAGAAAGCAATGTTGATTTCATTGATGCATATCTTTCTCATCACATGGCAAAGTTGGGGAACAACAAGATATTCACTTTTGATAAGAAACATTTTTCACGACTTGACGTAGAAATTTTGAGTACAGATCAAGAATAG
- a CDS encoding AbrB/MazE/SpoVT family DNA-binding domain-containing protein gives MIQATSKITGRGQVQLPAEIRKVIGGEIGDTVLFTMQDDGKVVIEVIKRRKLSELGGSLKSSVAFTDLEHEANSTKEMWVNKRVKGTQ, from the coding sequence ATGATACAGGCAACGTCAAAGATTACTGGAAGGGGTCAGGTACAACTACCAGCTGAGATAAGGAAAGTTATTGGTGGGGAGATAGGGGACACCGTACTTTTCACGATGCAGGACGATGGCAAAGTTGTAATTGAAGTGATAAAGAGGCGAAAACTATCAGAGTTGGGCGGTTCTCTGAAGTCATCAGTTGCATTCACGGACTTGGAACATGAAGCAAATAGCACAAAAGAAATGTGGGTAAACAAAAGAGTAAAGGGGACGCAGTAA
- a CDS encoding DEAD/DEAH box helicase → MGDVNSVNSALKNFNIVVASANNKAVENVTKEIPVLNSVDQSCLEKYELHYFKDGAELVYDYRGENNESSEKTESLVSVENGQQCWALISAVLGKKENREKFFSALEKYINELFSSIPPVKWEQCKRSFNHVFKKFRHVQKLYRTMELFLKLEENRFKFTRMIAAAGKICLKKFFARYFPDDMKLPSSEFWSQNEHEIHKSSPWMSRYLNDIRNEVFARALQLHQAAIAANKEKFGENLEKFIKYMRKNESLPAEKAKELWHTFFMIVPVVSTTFASLSNMFKDVDDEIIDWLIVDEAGQALPQHFIGALLRSKRAIIVGDPLQIPPVVKIPPFVINDVFKAYGIFKWRQEDSNSSTPRITETDSVQIVADRANKFGAKIGDMWVGCPLRVHKRCTEPMFTVANRIAYKNLMIFDVNKPEGLQTVFKDSFWVDVKGKCVYKHYVREQGKVVKAIVQEFLQRTLTTQNEVKLTEELFIISPFKAVKSSISSILKRMPLYNTNLKKEEWENIVNEIVGTIHSFQGKQANNVIICLGADESNEGAVRWASSEPNILNVALTRAKYRVIVIGDKDLWGKHKYFDTLLEELGEKVIEYTTEKDLVNKIFA, encoded by the coding sequence GTGGGTGATGTAAATTCTGTCAATTCCGCTTTAAAAAACTTCAATATTGTAGTTGCTTCTGCCAACAACAAAGCTGTGGAAAATGTCACCAAAGAAATACCAGTTCTAAATTCAGTTGACCAATCCTGTCTTGAAAAATATGAACTCCATTATTTCAAAGATGGAGCCGAACTGGTATACGACTACAGAGGGGAAAACAATGAAAGCAGTGAGAAAACTGAATCTTTAGTATCAGTTGAAAATGGGCAGCAATGCTGGGCATTGATTTCAGCAGTTTTGGGTAAAAAAGAAAACAGAGAAAAGTTTTTCAGTGCTCTGGAAAAGTATATTAATGAATTATTTTCTTCTATACCGCCAGTCAAGTGGGAACAGTGTAAAAGAAGTTTCAATCATGTCTTCAAGAAGTTTAGACATGTCCAGAAACTTTACAGGACTATGGAACTTTTTCTGAAACTCGAAGAAAACAGGTTTAAATTTACCCGTATGATAGCTGCTGCGGGGAAGATTTGCCTAAAAAAATTTTTTGCCAGATATTTTCCCGATGACATGAAACTTCCTTCCTCAGAGTTCTGGTCCCAAAATGAGCACGAAATTCACAAATCATCTCCATGGATGAGCAGGTATCTCAATGATATACGCAATGAAGTTTTTGCAAGAGCTCTTCAGTTACATCAGGCAGCTATTGCTGCAAACAAAGAGAAGTTCGGGGAGAATTTAGAAAAATTCATTAAATATATGAGAAAAAACGAATCACTGCCTGCAGAAAAGGCAAAAGAACTGTGGCATACTTTCTTTATGATTGTTCCAGTTGTCTCAACAACATTTGCGTCGCTGAGCAATATGTTTAAAGATGTTGACGACGAAATCATTGACTGGCTGATTGTTGATGAGGCTGGGCAGGCACTACCCCAGCATTTTATCGGCGCACTCCTCAGAAGTAAAAGAGCAATAATAGTGGGAGACCCTCTACAAATTCCACCTGTTGTTAAAATACCACCATTTGTTATTAATGATGTGTTCAAAGCATATGGGATTTTCAAATGGAGACAGGAAGACAGTAATTCCAGTACACCACGTATAACTGAAACTGATTCCGTACAAATTGTAGCCGATAGAGCCAACAAATTCGGTGCAAAGATTGGCGATATGTGGGTTGGGTGTCCTCTGAGAGTACATAAGCGTTGTACGGAACCAATGTTTACAGTAGCGAATAGAATTGCTTATAAAAACCTTATGATTTTTGATGTGAATAAACCTGAAGGATTGCAAACTGTTTTTAAAGATAGCTTCTGGGTAGATGTAAAGGGTAAGTGTGTTTACAAGCATTATGTAAGAGAACAGGGAAAAGTAGTGAAAGCTATCGTACAAGAATTTTTGCAGCGAACCTTGACAACTCAAAATGAGGTTAAATTAACAGAAGAGCTTTTTATCATTTCGCCTTTTAAAGCAGTCAAAAGTAGTATATCTTCTATACTGAAAAGAATGCCTCTGTATAACACAAATTTAAAGAAAGAAGAATGGGAGAATATAGTTAATGAAATAGTTGGCACAATTCACAGTTTTCAGGGCAAGCAAGCCAACAATGTAATCATATGCCTTGGTGCCGATGAAAGTAATGAAGGAGCTGTAAGATGGGCATCTTCAGAACCGAATATTTTAAATGTGGCGCTGACCAGAGCTAAATATAGAGTCATAGTAATAGGTGATAAAGACCTGTGGGGAAAGCATAAATATTTTGATACACTCTTAGAAGAACTAGGTGAAAAAGTGATTGAGTATACCACAGAAAAAGATCTGGTCAACAAGATTTTTGCTTAG